From a single Deltaproteobacteria bacterium genomic region:
- a CDS encoding adenylate/guanylate cyclase domain-containing protein, with protein MTVVSEQLAGRPVHEGVGGGDAQRSTRDTVAGPFPLWLPLLFVVLLCVHLLAGATTQLTINAMRSLSPFAQESRAFEWRVLPYWRLTAYVAGTVAVFTYLWPVVLHFRRPVEPVPTRVQRRVLSAPFLVAAMTFAPWCLSGVFFPAITIWHFGRWAPDLMSQQVLSPLVNGFLAATTSYLVLEWLFRSQIVPRVFPDGRIPDLGRCLTAGVRTRLFLFLAAVAFTPLFTMLGVVRTSVVRVATRVQDADAVVAAMAHASTMTFFLYVALGIVLTLILARSLTRPLGDVAGALRRVQRGDLGVQVRVGSSDEVGVLEDGVNALVVALRDREHILQTFGHVVDPSVRDYLLAGGVERGGELRAATVLFCDLRSFTTMAERMAPEEVVRTLNEFFAAMTAWVRQCGGFVDKFIGDAMLVVFGLFETSVAERPAAGAAAALRCALGMQERLKDLNRTRAAAGREPLEMSIAVHAGEVVAGAVGAPDRHEFTVIGDTVNVAARLQQLCRETGCTLLVSETVYDLARRGGVAAPLAMREPVHVRGRSRPIVVYGLAAEPRAAGVTSLASSTET; from the coding sequence ATGACCGTCGTCTCGGAGCAGCTCGCCGGGCGCCCGGTGCATGAGGGGGTCGGCGGCGGGGACGCGCAGCGTTCGACCCGGGACACCGTTGCCGGTCCGTTTCCCCTCTGGCTGCCTCTCCTGTTCGTCGTGCTCCTCTGCGTGCATCTGCTGGCGGGCGCGACGACGCAGCTCACGATCAACGCCATGCGCTCGCTGAGCCCGTTCGCGCAGGAGTCGCGGGCCTTCGAGTGGCGCGTGCTTCCCTACTGGCGCTTGACGGCATACGTCGCCGGCACCGTCGCCGTCTTCACCTACCTCTGGCCGGTCGTGCTGCACTTCAGGCGGCCGGTGGAGCCCGTCCCCACCCGCGTTCAGCGACGGGTGCTGTCGGCGCCCTTCCTGGTGGCGGCGATGACGTTCGCGCCGTGGTGCCTGAGCGGGGTCTTCTTTCCCGCCATCACGATCTGGCACTTCGGCCGGTGGGCACCCGACCTCATGTCGCAGCAGGTGCTCTCCCCCCTCGTGAACGGGTTCCTGGCCGCCACCACCAGCTACCTCGTCCTCGAGTGGCTCTTCCGGTCGCAGATCGTGCCCCGGGTGTTCCCCGACGGTCGCATCCCCGATCTCGGGAGGTGTCTCACGGCCGGCGTCCGCACGCGGCTGTTCCTCTTCCTGGCGGCCGTCGCCTTCACCCCCCTCTTCACGATGCTCGGCGTGGTCCGTACGTCGGTGGTCCGCGTGGCGACGCGCGTGCAGGACGCCGACGCGGTCGTGGCGGCCATGGCCCACGCGTCCACCATGACGTTCTTCCTCTACGTGGCCCTCGGCATCGTCCTCACGCTGATCCTGGCGCGCTCGCTGACGCGTCCGCTCGGCGACGTGGCCGGCGCGCTGCGCCGCGTGCAGCGCGGCGATCTCGGCGTGCAGGTGCGGGTCGGCTCGAGCGACGAGGTCGGGGTGCTCGAGGACGGCGTCAACGCGCTGGTCGTGGCGCTGCGGGACCGGGAGCACATCCTGCAGACGTTCGGGCACGTGGTCGACCCGTCGGTGCGGGACTATCTGCTGGCGGGGGGCGTGGAGCGCGGCGGCGAGCTGCGCGCCGCCACCGTGCTCTTCTGCGACCTCCGGAGCTTCACGACGATGGCCGAGCGCATGGCCCCCGAGGAGGTCGTGCGCACGCTCAACGAGTTCTTCGCGGCGATGACCGCGTGGGTGCGCCAGTGCGGCGGCTTCGTCGACAAGTTCATCGGCGACGCCATGCTCGTGGTGTTCGGCCTGTTCGAGACCAGCGTGGCGGAGCGTCCCGCGGCCGGCGCGGCCGCCGCGCTCCGCTGCGCGCTCGGCATGCAGGAGCGGCTCAAGGACCTGAACCGGACCCGTGCCGCCGCGGGACGGGAGCCGCTCGAGATGAGCATCGCCGTGCACGCGGGGGAGGTCGTGGCCGGGGCGGTCGGAGCGCCCGACCGGCACGAGTTCACCGTCATCGGCGACACCGTCAACGTCGCGGCCCGCCTCCAGCAGCTCTGCCGGGAGACGGGCTGCACGCTGCTCGTCTCGGAGACGGTGTACGACCTGGCGCGCCGGGGCGGCGTGGCAGCGCCCCTCGCGATGCGCGAGCCGGTGCACGTGCGCGGGCGCAGCCGTCCGATCGTGGTCTACGGCCTCGCGGCCGAGCCGCGAGCGGCCGGCGTCACGTCGCTGGCGTCCTCGACGGAAACCTGA
- a CDS encoding type II toxin-antitoxin system VapC family toxin, giving the protein MRNNPAFRPLAIDFSQVMQFALLPSLEDLFDRLIVAAARALDCPLITADAGMGDSELVDVVWD; this is encoded by the coding sequence ATGCGCAACAATCCGGCGTTTCGTCCCCTAGCCATCGACTTCTCACAGGTGATGCAATTTGCACTTCTCCCGAGTCTCGAGGATCTATTCGACCGCCTGATCGTCGCGGCTGCACGCGCGCTGGATTGTCCCTTGATCACCGCGGACGCGGGCATGGGCGACAGCGAACTGGTCGACGTCGTTTGGGACTGA
- a CDS encoding aldehyde dehydrogenase family protein, producing the protein MLVINPATGEVLREVAEADHAAVAAACRRARAAQPAWAAAPLAARAEAIRRFRVLAVERAEPLARTLTLEVGKPITQARRELAGLLPRVDFFLAAVEGALADEVVRASSADGLEERIAREPLGLVANVSAWNYPWYVGANVFLPALLTGNAVLYKPSEFATLTGLAIAELLHEAGIPADVFQVLVGGGRVGAMLLDEPVDAVCFTGSHATGVKVAAAVAPRLVRAQLELGGKDPAYVCDDVDVEQVAAAVADGAFYNTGQSCCAVERVYVHERVWPRFVEAFVATVRGYVVGDPFDEHTYVGPLARREAAVAHQEAQVADALGRGARVLTGGRRVERPGFFFAPTVLVDVDHTMAVMREETFGPLIGLARAGSDDEAVALMNDTPYGLTAAVYTANRARAERVLARVNTGTAYWNCCDRVSPRLPWTGRGASGLGVTLSRDGIAAFVRPKAWHLRGA; encoded by the coding sequence ATGCTCGTCATCAACCCCGCCACCGGGGAGGTCCTGCGCGAGGTCGCCGAGGCCGATCACGCCGCGGTTGCCGCCGCGTGCCGGCGCGCGCGCGCGGCCCAGCCCGCCTGGGCGGCGGCCCCCCTCGCCGCGCGCGCGGAGGCGATCCGGCGCTTCCGCGTCCTCGCCGTCGAGCGCGCCGAGCCGCTCGCCCGCACGCTCACGCTCGAGGTGGGGAAGCCCATCACGCAGGCCCGCCGCGAGCTCGCCGGGCTCCTGCCGCGCGTCGACTTCTTCCTGGCGGCGGTCGAAGGCGCCCTGGCCGACGAGGTGGTCCGCGCAAGCTCCGCCGACGGGCTCGAGGAGCGCATCGCCCGCGAGCCGCTCGGCCTGGTGGCCAACGTCTCGGCATGGAACTACCCGTGGTACGTGGGCGCGAACGTCTTCCTGCCGGCGCTGCTCACCGGCAACGCGGTCCTCTACAAGCCGAGCGAGTTCGCGACGCTCACCGGCCTCGCGATCGCGGAGCTGCTGCACGAGGCCGGCATCCCCGCCGACGTGTTCCAGGTGCTGGTGGGCGGAGGCAGGGTCGGCGCGATGCTCCTCGACGAGCCGGTCGACGCCGTCTGCTTCACGGGCTCGCACGCGACGGGCGTCAAGGTGGCGGCGGCGGTGGCGCCGCGCCTGGTGCGGGCCCAGCTCGAGCTCGGCGGCAAGGACCCGGCCTACGTGTGCGACGACGTCGACGTCGAGCAGGTGGCGGCGGCGGTCGCCGACGGCGCCTTCTACAACACGGGCCAGAGCTGCTGCGCGGTGGAGCGCGTCTACGTGCACGAGCGCGTCTGGCCGCGCTTCGTCGAGGCGTTCGTGGCGACGGTCCGCGGCTACGTGGTCGGCGATCCGTTCGACGAGCACACCTACGTCGGGCCGCTCGCACGCCGGGAGGCAGCGGTCGCGCACCAGGAGGCGCAGGTGGCCGACGCGCTCGGGCGTGGCGCCCGCGTGCTGACGGGCGGCCGGCGCGTCGAGCGGCCCGGCTTCTTCTTCGCGCCGACGGTGCTGGTGGACGTCGACCACACCATGGCCGTCATGCGCGAGGAGACGTTCGGGCCGCTGATCGGTCTCGCGCGCGCCGGCTCGGACGACGAGGCCGTCGCGCTCATGAACGATACGCCGTACGGCCTGACCGCCGCCGTCTACACCGCCAACCGCGCCCGTGCCGAGCGCGTCCTGGCGCGCGTGAACACCGGCACGGCCTACTGGAACTGCTGCGACCGGGTGAGCCCGCGCCTGCCGTGGACGGGGCGCGGCGCCTCGGGCCTCGGCGTCACCCTGTCGCGCGACGGGATCGCCGCCTTCGTGCGGCCGAAGGCCTGGCACCTGCGCGGGGCCTGA